From the genome of Capsicum annuum cultivar UCD-10X-F1 chromosome 4, UCD10Xv1.1, whole genome shotgun sequence:
cgacagattcaaaatcgaaaaaaatgtatcaggagctaattatgtatcattacaaagaaaaaaatgtatcttcgttggatgtattattttttttcgacagacccaaaatcaaaaaaaatatatcaaaagctaattatgtatatctttacaaagaaaaaaatatatatttgttgaaTATATTGGATAAAATTGctataaattaaataaacaaaacaagAGGACAAAGTTAGGTTTTAAGGGTTATCAACCTTCATCACTCAAAAACAGAGTAGTAATTCCTCAATCTCAATTTACgtgaaatatttttcttactccTTATTTTTTACAATATTGGTTCATTATTAACTAGACACATACAGATTcggaaataataaataatagaagtaattttaccatatcatcATTTGAATATAGTTAATTTATTACTTTGAAAAACGTATTGGATAATGAACAACATCTAATAGCAAGGGTAAAATGGACAAAATCgataaattattcattattttttctaactGGATGAATATTATtggacatttatttttagtatagtgaAATATTGTTGGACGGGGAGagtaatttcttaaaaaaagaatGTTGTCtttttgtatatttaatatatcACAAATTTcagaacatttatttttaaacattGTGAATTTGGGATCACCTTCTCAACAATCAAGATTGAATATTTTTGTTGACAACATgattaattaagtaaataaaaatgtattcaatcaaataatttaattagcttaAATTGTTCGATTATGAGATAGTCACACACTACATGTATGCGTGTATGTCCCTTGAGAAAAAATCAGGTCCCTAAAGAGGCACCATCAGGATTTGAAGTTTATGCgcttgaaattttagtttttttttttttttgagttactAGATTCTAAATTACATAGAGTAATAAATCcctatattattcatattaaatGGATTTCTAAAGATTTACGTTAAAAATACCTAGTTCGATCGAACTCTTACCCTTAATTATACGTCCATTGTTACACATATAAATGGATCTTTTAGAGATAAGCATTTAGTACCCCATCGAACTATGACCATAGTTGTTACGATATACTCTAATTTCGCATTAGTCCTATTACctccctgaactcaattttagcgtatttttttcactcttttgtgttgacgtgacacctttatgGCATAAAATGCGATCCAtatcaaaggtgtcacgtcagctaaaaagattgacaaaaggtgtcacgatcagcataaaagggtgacaaaaatacactaaaattgagttcaggggcgTAATAGATCAACACCCGTAAAGTTACAGTGTGTCGcagcaaatttgatcataattcagAGGGTACTAGAGGTTTTACTTGATCTTTTAAATCAAATGATCACACACTTCAACATTATAACAATACTGTGTTTGTTCATTTGGGACATTAACAAGATCATCACACATGTATGCATGAGtatatattcccaccaagtggggtttggggagggtaggtgtacgtagtccataccactacctcaaatgtgagatagagaggccgtttccgatagaccccggctcatCACATGCATGCATGGACAAAAATAAATTGCATGAAGACATATATATTAATTACCTGAACCCCTAGTACACCATGCTTTATTTTAGGAACAAATTTTCCTTCAATGCTTTCATCTGGATTATAAAAATTAATCTCTTTAAGATCAACATCAGCAAAAGCTTCAACAAAATAAACACCAGAATTATTGCATAAAATCTCCGGTTCACCGGAGGAATTTTGAACAATTTCACCTGAAAATGCATAGTAAGAAACTAATGTTTCAGATAaagatgttttgagaatttttattattgagttaaattctaaattatttataataatggGATTTAAATAGCAGAATATAACTCCAACATCTAATGGTGGTAAGAGTAAATCAAGATTGGATAATGGTAGCCAATGTTCTTGTATTGGCAATACTGCTGCTACTATTTCAGTCTTGTTCACTATCACATTGAAGTTTTCTTTTGGACTCATTTCCTTTTTGCACATTGTTTGGGGTGGGGggcgggggtgggggtggggggttggAGAAATTGAGAAGTGTAAAAGGTTCTTGATATATAGTTTTAAGTGATTTGCTTTAGAGTGTGATGGATAAATGGATGAGAGAGTTGTATTTATAgagtttaatttatatatatatatatatatatatatatatatatatatatagggttaAAGACCTTTTAATTATACTATAAGATtgtttaaaagataaataaaaataaccaaTCATAGAAAGTTTGATTAGTAATTTGAAGAACggaaaaaggataaatatatCCCGAACTATGATAAATAGTATGTATATACCCATCGTCCTACTTTCGGTATACGCATATGCCCCTACCGTTAATaaaatggtacgtatatgcccCTCACACTAACGGTAGGGACATATATGTatccaaagtatgacggaggatatatacatattatttattGCAGTTCGGAGATATATTTATCCCTTTTCCGTTTGAAGAATAAGACATACATATATTATAAGTCCAGAGGCGAAGTCAGATTTTGAAACTTGATAGTCGTCAACCTTGTTCATAGCTCATTTTAATTAATGGAttcataattaaatatatatacatatttaatgaattaattattaatacaaatatgtAAGCAAATTACTTTATATATTCTctgtatatatataagttaaattaaTCCATATTATAAGGTACAATGTTGGGTGGGATAATATAATTAGTATTGGTAAGAACATGGAATTATTATGCATTGGTACAACAAGTGGTTAGGAAATAATTAAGAGTTATTTCTTGAACAAGTAAATATATAGTGCCACAAAAATAATGTTACTATTTCAACTAATATACATGAAGGTGGGAAATTGCAAATATAAGTAATCTAATAATGAATTTGAAGACTTCTGAAATTTATAGTCTTTAACATCTGGTAAAAGCATATCACTATACGTATGTTATGAATATCAATAACATTTGTATGTTTATAAAAAACTCCTTATTAataatgatttaaagaaaaggataaagttgattatttttaaaaatatagaaatgtgtctttttaaaaaaaaaaaaaagattgagtaATAAGAAACTATGATTGATTGTCACACAATAAAGTAAATTATTGGTACTATATGtagttttatattatttaagGTTTCTTCTCTATTTGTGATTGGTTAGGTAAAGTTTGTACAGCTCAAGTCATTTATATGTTGTTTTTAGTAACCCGTTATCCTTGTCGATGTAATTATAGAAAGGATcatgagaaaataattaaatacttattttgtttcatattagttgtcatattttgcttttcaaaattcagattatgtaAACGTTGATTGTCGTTTTAATATGAGAGAAGCTACAATTTTTAgcaggggcggagctacccttTGGCGAAGGTATATAATAGATGGTAGGGCCGTCAATATGGGCCAGGCCTGTTGGGCCGGCCCAATCCGACCTCTAATTTAATGGAGTTGGGCTTCAATTTTTGCAATCCATTTAAGAACAAGATTTTCTAGCCTGACCAGGATAAACCCGTGGCCCGTGGggcttgagcaatgtgggttgggctagcccgTGGGCCTACCCGGCCTataatttgatggagttgggcTTCAATTTTTGCAACCCATTTAAGAACAAGGTTTTTTAGCCCGGCCCGGATAAGTCGTGGCCCGTTGGGCTTGAGCAGtgtgggttgggctagcccgTGGATCGGCCcataagtcaaatacatgcaactatttgGATTgtttattagatttttatttggttcgaaggatgtcatgtcaaaagttatttaatttcgctgTTAGGAGTATTTTTTGAGGTGTTGGaaacttgattaacaagtattaacactatgtaatattgtctggtaatatttatgtttattaacattctaaaattaaattataaaacattattttttaaaaggagGGCTGACCCGTACGACCCCCAGCCCACAGAGTAACGGTTTGGGCTTGGTATTTTtggcccatcattttgatgggccAGCCCGGCTTGGCCCGTCAAATTCAAAGCCCGTGTAGGCTAATCCGAATGGGCTGGGCCGACCCATATCGACAGATCTAATagatagttaaaattattttttacgtgtatataatagatgttgaacatttttcgatgaaaaattatactatttatatatggttaaaattattttttatgtgtatataatagatgttgaaacTTCTTTGATTTGTTTGTATGTTTATTTCTGAACCCCTTAGTAAAAATTCTGACTGCGCTACTAATTTTTAGTACTTTATAATatagttttgaatatataaattctAAACATTAAATATTGAGTTTATCTAATTTAATTTCGTattaaaaataagtcaaattgACTTTTAAAAAGAGATATATGACAATTAATTTGAGACGGAGAGAGTATTGGAGTAAAGTGAAGCATGAAAATAGGCTGTTTGATAGCAGCCTACCAGCTGAATTAATATAaagtttttataattaattaattttcatattagaaACTGTCACGTTTTATAAAGATTTAGAAGTCTCAACAACTAACaattaaaaatgttaatttttaaTTGGACATGTGTCATCTTAATAGTAGTCCAatattgtgaagaaaaaagaatccataatttaattttatgaattttattaaaagaatttataataatttatttgatctatTGAGTTCTTGGTTTGTTGTTTATACTTAATGAATTCTTTGATACGTATACAAGGTATGTATCAAAGTTAATGCGTTCAGATGAATCAGGAGCGGATTTAGGTTTAAAAATGCGGTGCTTCAGCACCTATTAAACTCGACTCGACGTAGAATAGGTATACttatataagaaatatataaaaattggtataagatgaaaaaaaaaaagcaccgaCGAAATCAAGAAGATAGCAGGATGCTTTGATTTTCAGTCTGAACCTTAAAGCTTTGGGCGATGAGTGCTTGAACCTCCCGAGCATCCATGAGAGTTATATCATATGGTATATGTTCATCTCAGTGGCGGATTCACGATCCTTAAATCCTGAGTCCGCCACTGAAATGAACATATACCATATGATATACCTCCCAGCCTAGAATTTAGTTTTCACTCCACTtgtcaaacaacaacaacaacaagccccgtgtattcccacatagtggggtctggggagggtaaaatgtacacagtccataccgctacctccgaagaagtagagaggctgtttccgatagacccacggctcaagataaagaatagtaaacaaagtcGTGATGAAACGTGAAGCAAGATGGGTGGCTTAATAGGAGTAAAGAATcagaaatagtaaaatagaactCAAAGCAATACAGAATAGGAGAACTAAGAGTCATAAGCAATAAGcaataagaaatatgaaatagGACACCCGCCTGGAAGTAACctacactcacagaccaaagccacccaccacacccaaactctcctgacTAGCGGCTCCTACCTATTGACACAGTCCGacgattactaacccggctaaaCAGGGACTCTCCTAACCACTTGCTACAACCCATGCACTcaccctagccttctacccttatccgcgacctccacacctaaTTTTTCACTCCGCTTGTCCCATGGATAAAATTTTAAACTTAACTAGTTTTTCCACATATATCGAACTTCTGACTTTTGACCTTGAAGTTTTGCGTATGAGAAAATTGGGATTAAAAGCTCAACCCCACGCTAATTTCAAGGTCATTCTTTGTAAGGGAAAAATACacaaagtagcatacttaagtattaaattacaaaaaataacaatacttttgtcaaattacattttgtagcatatgtatttgtatttttgtagcaacagtttgcaaaaatataaaatacatatcgatcataaagacagtaaaaatcatatgtatttttgtagcaacagtttgcaaaaatataaaatataacttgctatattatgtaattatgaaactgttgctatgaaactcataattaaggggataagtatgctatttctgaattttacccTTTTTGTAAATTACttctatttttggattgtgaTCCAATTACAAGAATATATACAATTTTTAGGCCTTGGACAGTTTGGatttaagagaaaaaaagatttggGCTTTGAACATGATCTTGCATGACAATTGACATCCTTTTATTTGGGCCATTAGAATAAATTTCGATATTCtatataattactgaaaatcttgattttgagtccgtcgagatacataattaacttccgatacattcaatgaagatacatttttttcctttgtaaagttacataattagctcccaatatattttttatcgattttggaTTTATCGAGATATATAATACATCCACGAAGATACATTTTTGCCTTTGTaaggatacataattagctccccatacgtttttttcgattttgaacctGTTGAGATACATagtacatccaacgaagatatattttttatttataaagatacataattagctctcgatacatttttgtgattttgggtccgtcgagatacataattagctcgcgaaacatccaatgaagatacataataagttgagatttttgtaattactctGTAAGGgtggagatttgtgtaaatatgataagctaaggtgtatgtttatgttatttttcaaaaaaaaaaaaaaaacattgggATTCGGGAGCGAAAGAAATTGTTTATTGGAAGGGGCAAGATTTGCTTACACTCTACGCTCTTTAGACCTCGCGCTTCTATAATTCTATTgtcatagttatatatatatatatatatatatatatacaaactaaTTTTAAAGTATGAACTACTATATAATATATGCAATGTATGATACATACATTACAattataaagtttttttttagaCAGACATATTAGAACTACTTTTGCAATATTTATTTTGACTTATAATAGTTTCATAGCAAACAATATAGTTACTATTAAGATAGTGCCACTATATATGGAAAAAAACTCTTCCATTAAATTGTATTACATGTACATGACCAAAATTAAAGACAAAGGGTACATATAAAAGTCAAACATCTTACATTAAACAACAAACTATAGATTATATCAATAATCCATAAgttttttcttattcttgaacatgaaatgtggaaattttaaagattttatttttctattttttttacatgTCCGTGATAGAATTACCGTTCACCTTGCTACAAACATCGCGAATTTCCAACTGAACTCCACGAGATGGGGGCAAGTCTCCCATCTTCGTCATGGCAGCATTGAATTCGCGTAAGAAGAGACCAGGGTTACTGTTATAGGTCCGAACAACATCAGCAGTCGCACTGGATCCCATCAGAACTTGGTCCGAAAAAAGAAGCCCTTGGTTTCGGATTAAATCCTCGTAATAAAACTTGTCGAAAAATTCAGGAGTCATCAAATCCAGCGGTACTAAATTCGTGTTGTTGCTACTAACAGGGCAACCACACCTCAGTGTCGGTTTCATGGCCGGATTAATGTTCCTGTCGTCACATAATGTCACACATCGCGCGAATCCTACTGTGTGGGCCCCGACTAACGCGACCATTTCCCGAGCGGATAGTCCCTTCGCGCTGAATTTCCCCAATTGGACATTGAGATTGTCGAATGGGGCCGGAAGTTGGGTTAATGCACCGGTGAAATTCGCGGTCCTTGCATCTCTTCGGCCTAGTCTCACAGGGTACGGCATCCCTCCTAACTGTCGATAAAATATTGTAACAAATTCCGACTAACAAAATGAGCTTAAATCGAgcgatataaataaaaaaatgaatttagataGCTAGACGTGCACTTAGTGAACTTACAATGGGTCGAACTAAATTGAAACTAAATGAAGCGACATAAATAATGAGAATTTTATAATCAGTGGCAAAtccagttatttatttatttatttgcaatTTATGAACCTTTTAGCCACGGTCTAATAATTCCTTTTGAGCAAACTtacattttaatattttgttaGACCAAGAGTTAtattaaaaaaactattaaaGATAGAAACAAATCTAAGTGATGACCTAAAAAAAGGGTATTTGGGACTGAGTCGTAATTATAAACGTTGAAAATATATAGTTTCGATGGAGGAAAAATTCTTCTAAAAAGTAGTTGACCTAATTAATATCATGAAAACGATTGttgtaattaatttttatgagttgattatatctctccaaaaaaaaaaaaatactttgaagaTATACTCCATTGTCTCATTTTAGTTGGtaatcttattaaaaataaatatctcatattagttgatcacttaATAAATcaggaaaaaattaattattttatccttataattAATAGTACACATTAAATGTAAACAAATACCATTCCAATATCCATTCCAATGCTCAATGAATATCGTTAATatgaataaagaacaaaattgtAAATTTCATCGTTTAAtttagagataagcatccagtacctcCTCGAACTATGAcaccaaagttgctacgacacattCCAACTTCACAGAGGTCTTAACctccctgaactcaattttagtattttttgtcatccttttgtgctgacatgacaTCTTTTTTACATAAAAATGGGCTCGACATCAAAGATGTCACGCCAGCTAAAAAAGTGTCATGTCAGCATAAAAagatgacaaaaatacgctacAAATAAGTTCAAGGGAAATAGGACTCCTGTAAAGTTGGAGTTTATAATATGATCATCGTTCAGGGaatactagatgctttactctttaatttataattttttaattaccgTATAAAATAAAATGTGTCCAACTAAAATGAAACTCACTAAGTATTACACTTCAAATCAACATCAAGAAATTTTGTGTCCacttttaaaatgataaaatttagaCAAGATTGTGACTTCCACAAGCtaagtttgttatttaatttctcttttgggTTAGGTAAATGTGCATTATTATTTATTACATGTAGTGTTGCAATTGGCTTCATCATAACCACCAACACCTACTTTAATTAAATGTGTGCTAATTAGAGACAAGTATTATTGAATATAATCAATGAGTAATATAAAGTTAGATTtacttatatataaatattatctAGACAAATATTTGAAGGAAAAAAGTTAAAAGACACATTGTTtacaatgaatatatatatatatatatatatatgttctcaTGATTTTAGtaagatttaaattatatatactgATATATAATTTGTACACTATACCTTATATTGTCATACGTGATTTAATTGCTTCAATAGTACTCCTTCGATCATATTTTGTGTCGTAACTCGTAATTGGACTGAATATTTAGAGTATATAGATCATGACTTTTAGACCTTGACCATATCATTTCTATATAAAAGTATGGTTAAGGGTAAAATGAACTACCAAGAGTTAATGGTGGGatcaaagatatatatatatagagagagagaattcCTCGATCCATAATTAGAGGTCTCCGATTCTAGAGACCCCCCTCTAACTGAGTCTTACACGACGTGAATCTCAATCAAGTACAATCTCAATACAGATAACGAACATCAAAAAGGGTGAAATGAGAATGCTAAACAAAAAAACTCACTAAGTATATAAAAATAAcattcatttttaaataaattaaaaatcgtaagatataaatattaaaacagataaatatttttttaggcataatacataaatatgcccTTTAAGTTGTCCTCAAATCgtatctatgacctccaactttgggtgtatacaagtagacacttaaactaatataaagttgaacaagtaaacaCACGCGTCCCAAGCGGTATAATACACATAGGACACCGTGTAGGACAAGAATTGACCACATAGGATGCCACGTAGGATATATGTgtctacttattcaactttatacaaatttatgTATCTACTTGTGCACATTCTAAGTTGAAGATCATATTTGTCATCTGAGTACAGGTTAAAAAGCATATTTATACATTGTGCCTTGTCAGTCGGTGCATATAACTTAAGCTAAACCATAAGATATAAACATTAAAACAGATAAATATCTTCTTACAAGTCGGTCAATGCATATAACGTAAACTAAACCTTAATATATAAACATTAAAacagataaatattttttcacaaGCCGGTCAGTGCATATAActtaaactaaatcatgacatataaacattaaaacaaataaatatcttttttacaGGTCGGTCAATGCATATAATTTAAACTAACTGTAATATCTAAACACTAATACTAATGAATATATTTTTACAGGTCAGTCAATGCATATAACTTAAACTAAATCGTAAGAAATAAACTCTAAAGCAGATGAATATCTTTTTACAGGGCGATCAGTGCATATAACTTAAACTAAACTGTAATATATAAACATTAAAATagatagtttttttatttttaaaggttAGTCAgtatatataacttaaactcGATCGTAATGAACTTACCATAGCAACAGAGTCACGAGCAGCAAGTGCAAGTATGTCAGCACATGAAACAGCAGCACCAGGGCACAtagttttaattctttgtttagCTTGATCAATTACTTGAAAACCTCTTACTGAATTATTATTTGGTGGTGATGTTTTTTCACCTTGGAATCTTCCAGGAATATCATCTAAAAGAATACCACCATCACAtccctaatttaaaaaaaaaataaaaaaaatcataacataaATTAATATAATGTTAGGCCAAAAAAAAACATTATGAGTAAAGCATATAGTATTCCTAAATTATGATCGAATTTGTCATGATACACTCTATCTTTACAGGGGTCCTATTATCTCCAAActaaattttaatgtatttttgtcaatctttttagctgatgtgCAGTGCCGGCtcaatcctttttaaaaaaaaaggcaaCCGCCTAAGGCCCTCTAATTTGAGGggcatcatttttttttttgacaataatAGATTAtaggtttttattaaaaaattattaactattatttgtagaaaaaataaacttataatataaaagtaaagaattttGATGTACTTAAGgtatgtctcaagaaagattaaatgcattagttatattaacaaaataaaattattagaagaaatcgaCTATAATATTTACAACTTTGCATCTTAGaatttaaaatatagattttataaaaaaaataatttttcttgaaaatttaaggCCTCCATTTGATTTTCGCCTTAGGCTACTGATTTGCTTGAGCTGACCTTGCTGATGTGACATCTTTGACGTGGAccttatttttatgtaataaaagtatCACGTCAACATAAAAGGGTGAAAAACACACACTAAAATTGACTTCAGGAGGGTAATAAGACCTTTGTGAAATTGAAGTGTGttgtaacaactttgaccataatTTTAGAGTGCACTGAATGCTTATCTCAAACATTATTGATACTAAAAGGTACATGCATGTTTTCATATATTGCAAGAAACTTTACGCTATTAGCTCATCTAAAAGATACGTTGTGCTATCGAGTGATTACCTAAAAGGCGAAAAAATAATTAGTAATCTGAAAAATAAGACGTATAATTATTGTAATAAGAAATTAATGTAGTGTATGCTATCCTGTCATTTAAAAGTTAGTAGGTAGTAACacgtctatttttttttattttttatttttaaatataatcaaTGTTACAATTTTTTCTTTGTCCTCCTACcttcttggattttgattttgttattatCTGTTGTTTTCTTTCCTTCGTTTTTCATATTGATTGTGTTGCTAATGATATTTTTTCCCTACTTGTTTAATACGTTTTATTTGAGTCGAGGTATATCCAAAACAACCTCTATTCAGCGGCGGACCTATGACAATTTTTTTGGTGCTCTGCACTAGTTAAATTCGAGGTAAActagatataattatataaaaaattgtaTAAGACTTAGAAAAGCATAGAAATGCACCCAGTAAACCAAGAAAATAGCCGGGtgctttaattaattttcaagaagAACCTTAAAGCTTTCGCATCAATATACGTGTTCGAACCTCCCGAACACCCACTATCCCTAAATTCTGGATCCGCCGCTACTTCTACTCTTACACCCCATCCTTCCCAACTTTTATATTTGAAGATAACTAACATTgcactttctatttttacccttaAGTTTTATAATTGCACACATGCATTGACATTTTAAGATGAcaattgcaaaaaaaaaactcatttcTTTTTGAAACTCCATATTGATTCAAACTacgtcacataaattaaaatcttACATCAACAAAGCAGTCATGGAAGAAGAGGCGAATGAGAGACGCTCCCATTCGCCTCTCCCTCGTGAT
Proteins encoded in this window:
- the LOC124897629 gene encoding suberization-associated anionic peroxidase-like, whose product is MAFGATHLSLTLCLVALIVLAKANFDEKIEPVNNILEQNSDMLSQEFCIIAAVGSVVGEAITRERRMGASLIRLFFHDCFVDGCDGGILLDDIPGRFQGEKTSPPNNNSVRGFQVIDQAKQRIKTMCPGAAVSCADILALAARDSVAMLGGMPYPVRLGRRDARTANFTGALTQLPAPFDNLNVQLGKFSAKGLSAREMVALVGAHTVGFARCVTLCDDRNINPAMKPTLRCGCPVSSNNTNLVPLDLMTPEFFDKFYYEDLIRNQGLLFSDQVLMGSSATADVVRTYNSNPGLFLREFNAAMTKMGDLPPSRGVQLEIRDVCSKVNGNSITDM